The sequence below is a genomic window from Fusobacterium simiae.
TTGTTATCTTAAAATCTTCCTGTCCAACCTGTTATTGTTAAAATAAATATTAAGGCAAAAGATAATAACATAAATATTATAACTTTTGGGAATACCCATTTAACCCATTTTGAAAATGGAACTTCTGCCATAACACAAGAACCCACCATCCAGCCTAATAACGGAGATATTAAGTTTGTGAAACCATCTCCTAATTGAAATGCTACAATAACAATATTAAGATTTAATTTTAATGTTTCAGCAACAGGATGTATTATAGGGACTAATATAGCTGCTTTTGATGTTGCTGATGGTATTAATGGATTTAATATAGAAACTATTATAGCAATTCCAATATTTGTAACTGATTCTGGTAAAAATTTTAATGGTTTAGTTAAAGTATAGACTATTGTGTGTATAACATTTCCATCATTTAAAATAAGTGAAATTACTTTTGCTAACCCTATTATAAAACCTATAAATGCCATTGAAGCTAATCCAGCTCCAAATTGTTTTCCTAATTCATCTCCTGACATTCCTCCTAATAAACCAATTATTAATGAAGAAATTGTTAAAACTGCAATCATAACATTAAATAATTTAGAATTATCTCCTCCTAAAAGTGGATATAATACGATTATTAGATACTGAGTAAAGAATACAATTAATATTAAAAATGTTTTCCAACTTATTTTAGTTTCTTTTATAAGTTCATTTTCATTTATATTATCTTTATTTTCTGCTTTATTTGGATTCCAACCTTCACTATACATTAAAGAATTTTCTGGATTTTTTTGAATTTTTTTCACATAACTTAATACCATTATTATTCCAACTATTATGAAAAAATTCATATATGCAAATCTTGTGAAAAATGAACTATAAGGAGCTATCCCCATCAGCATTTGTGTTGTAGCTTGTTGAGCTGGTCCTGTTCCAAATCCTATTAAAGTTGCAAAGGTAGTTACACCTAAGGCAACTATTGGATCTAATTTTAATTTTTTTGAAAATAAAAGTCCTATTGGAACAACAGCTATTAAAGCATCTGTTCCTCCAAATCCTCCTAAATATGCCATTAAAAAAAATAATAAAATAATTAAAATATTTTTATTTTTATCTTTCATTTTATGTAAAGACCAATTCATAAAATCATCAATGGCTTTTGTTTCAAGTATTATATGAATATTTGCACCTGATATCATAACTACAAAAATTATAGTTGATGCTCCTACTAATCCATCTTTAATTAAACAAAATCCTTGCCATAAACTAATAGGGGTTTGATTACCTAAATATTCAAATTGATCAGCTAGTATTTTTCCATTTAAATCAACAGCAAATTTTCCAGCTGGTATTATATAAGTTGCTAAACAAGAAAGTACTACTAATCCTAACATTAACCAT
It includes:
- a CDS encoding AbgT family transporter, which gives rise to MKKKFKMPHLLWLMLGLVVLSCLATYIIPAGKFAVDLNGKILADQFEYLGNQTPISLWQGFCLIKDGLVGASTIIFVVMISGANIHIILETKAIDDFMNWSLHKMKDKNKNILIILLFFLMAYLGGFGGTDALIAVVPIGLLFSKKLKLDPIVALGVTTFATLIGFGTGPAQQATTQMLMGIAPYSSFFTRFAYMNFFIIVGIIMVLSYVKKIQKNPENSLMYSEGWNPNKAENKDNINENELIKETKISWKTFLILIVFFTQYLIIVLYPLLGGDNSKLFNVMIAVLTISSLIIGLLGGMSGDELGKQFGAGLASMAFIGFIIGLAKVISLILNDGNVIHTIVYTLTKPLKFLPESVTNIGIAIIVSILNPLIPSATSKAAILVPIIHPVAETLKLNLNIVIVAFQLGDGFTNLISPLLGWMVGSCVMAEVPFSKWVKWVFPKVIIFMLLSFALIFILTITGWTGRF